A part of Argonema galeatum A003/A1 genomic DNA contains:
- a CDS encoding M15 family metallopeptidase has translation MKPYQNIPILECQEPIAPIPLELFAVESPHPYQKLSAPYGDRSPYYLRQTVLTKLIEAQHQLQLQHPNWRIQIFDAYRPIEVQRFMVDYSFAELLQAQQLKLSQLSETEIEKIWEQVYQFWAPPSLDPATPPPHSTGAAIDLTLVDENGNTINMGSAIDEISPRSHPDYFANSTNPLEQQYHTDRQLLLNVMLKAGFQRHPNEWWHFSCGDQMWAWLCDRADPNNPVIARYGKI, from the coding sequence ATGAAACCCTACCAGAATATCCCCATTTTAGAATGTCAAGAGCCGATCGCACCCATTCCCCTAGAACTATTCGCCGTCGAATCACCCCACCCCTACCAAAAATTATCAGCACCTTACGGAGATCGATCGCCCTATTACCTCCGCCAAACAGTCCTCACCAAACTCATCGAAGCCCAACACCAGCTACAGCTACAACATCCCAACTGGCGCATCCAAATATTTGATGCCTATCGACCAATTGAAGTACAACGATTCATGGTAGACTACAGCTTCGCCGAACTACTTCAGGCTCAGCAATTAAAATTATCCCAACTATCAGAAACTGAGATAGAAAAGATTTGGGAACAAGTCTATCAATTTTGGGCCCCACCAAGCCTCGATCCAGCCACACCGCCGCCACACAGTACAGGTGCTGCGATCGATCTTACCCTCGTAGACGAAAACGGCAACACAATTAACATGGGTTCTGCCATTGATGAAATTTCACCAAGATCCCATCCAGATTACTTTGCCAATAGCACCAATCCACTAGAACAACAATATCATACCGATCGCCAACTATTGTTGAATGTCATGCTAAAAGCTGGATTTCAGCGTCATCCTAACGAATGGTGGCATTTCTCCTGCGGCGATCAAATGTGGGCGTGGTTATGCGATCGGGCCGATCCTAATAATCCAGTTATAGCGCGATATGGAAAAATTTAA
- a CDS encoding glycosyltransferase family 39 protein has protein sequence MLDVSKWPWLKDLSQSRWFHPMLLLVWIAVGTGLRFSRLEMKPIWTDEFATIVFSLGNTFHTVPLDRVLALDTLLQPLQSHPTIGIGGVINRLFRESTHPPVYFVLTHLWLKLFPLNEGLTLLWASRALSALFGVASIPAMFGLGWLAFRSRLVGQLAAAMMAVSPFGVSLAQEARHYTLAILLVIASLSCFVVAIESLQKRSPLPVWVGLIWVAVNSLGIAVHYFFALTLIAEGFVLLAIWVRNWAISLPSPSPTPPLSHSLSHWWRILAVAAGTLAGGLVWLPVLQDIKGNELTKWVYEGDPVSNFLWPIVRFFLWAIAMLSLLPVDILSLALTISSGVVTAIFVIWVVPIIWRGFSSQMEQQNIRLGIIGLGGYVLGMLLLIFGFTYGLGMDLTLAPRFQYNYFPAAIALLAATLAQSVKNQNSKVVERKEAKTVFHLFSSFSDAAWKRFCIIWLMGFIGAITVIWNLDYLQHERGDMVAQIIQKESQAPVLIATTHKHHGQTGRMMGIAWEFKRLNISNSVASNPQFLLAHIHQGWCYGDLCNDPEKNPASTLPETVDSLPKPLDVWLLNFHAPELLDSHNCTLKDRRSLPKVEGYRVRHYQCYS, from the coding sequence ATGCTTGATGTTTCCAAATGGCCCTGGTTAAAAGATTTATCCCAAAGTCGCTGGTTCCACCCTATGCTGCTGTTGGTGTGGATAGCTGTGGGGACTGGTTTGCGCTTTAGCCGCCTGGAGATGAAACCGATTTGGACGGATGAGTTTGCGACGATCGTATTTAGTCTGGGCAATACGTTTCACACGGTGCCGCTCGATCGCGTTCTAGCTCTAGACACGCTCCTGCAACCCCTGCAATCCCATCCAACGATCGGTATTGGGGGGGTTATTAATAGGTTATTTAGGGAGAGTACGCACCCTCCTGTCTACTTTGTGCTGACTCACTTATGGCTGAAGCTGTTTCCCTTAAATGAGGGATTGACTTTGCTGTGGGCGTCGAGGGCCCTTTCAGCTTTGTTTGGTGTGGCGTCTATTCCAGCTATGTTTGGCTTGGGTTGGTTGGCGTTTCGATCGCGCTTGGTGGGGCAATTGGCAGCCGCAATGATGGCTGTGTCGCCTTTTGGGGTTTCTTTGGCTCAAGAAGCTCGTCATTACACATTGGCAATCTTATTGGTTATTGCGTCTTTGAGTTGCTTTGTAGTAGCTATTGAATCGTTACAAAAGCGATCGCCTCTACCAGTTTGGGTAGGATTAATCTGGGTAGCCGTTAATAGTTTGGGCATTGCAGTTCATTATTTTTTCGCCCTCACTTTGATTGCGGAAGGGTTTGTTTTGTTGGCAATTTGGGTTAGGAATTGGGCAATTTCTCTCCCCTCCCCCTCTCCCACTCCCCCCCTCTCCCACTCTCTCAGCCACTGGTGGCGCATTTTAGCGGTGGCAGCTGGCACTCTGGCGGGGGGTTTGGTTTGGTTACCTGTTTTGCAAGATATTAAGGGCAATGAATTGACTAAGTGGGTTTATGAGGGCGATCCTGTTAGCAATTTCCTTTGGCCGATCGTGCGATTTTTCTTATGGGCGATCGCAATGCTGTCGTTGTTGCCGGTAGATATATTAAGTTTAGCATTGACGATCTCTTCTGGTGTAGTGACGGCAATTTTTGTGATTTGGGTTGTACCGATTATCTGGCGCGGTTTTAGTTCGCAGATGGAACAACAAAATATCCGTTTGGGGATAATAGGTTTGGGCGGATATGTGTTGGGTATGCTGCTGCTGATTTTCGGCTTTACTTACGGTTTGGGGATGGATTTAACGTTAGCGCCGAGGTTTCAGTATAACTACTTTCCAGCTGCGATCGCTCTACTTGCTGCAACGCTTGCCCAGTCAGTCAAAAATCAAAATTCAAAAGTCGTTGAAAGAAAAGAAGCAAAAACAGTTTTTCATCTTTTCTCGTCGTTCTCAGACGCTGCGTGGAAACGCTTTTGCATTATTTGGCTGATGGGATTCATCGGTGCTATAACTGTAATTTGGAATCTTGATTATCTTCAGCACGAACGCGGCGATATGGTGGCTCAAATTATTCAAAAAGAATCCCAAGCGCCTGTACTTATTGCTACGACTCATAAACACCACGGTCAGACTGGTAGAATGATGGGGATTGCTTGGGAATTTAAACGCCTCAATATCTCGAATTCTGTTGCTAGTAATCCTCAGTTTCTCTTAGCTCATATACATCAAGGTTGGTGTTATGGTGATTTATGTAATGACCCTGAGAAAAATCCGGCTAGTACGCTTCCTGAAACGGTGGATAGTTTGCCAAAACCTCTGGATGTTTGGTTGTTGAATTTTCACGCGCCTGAACTACTTGACTCACATAATTGTACTCTCAAGGATCGTCGTTCTTTACCAAAAGTTGAAGGTTATAGGGTTCGGCATTATCAATGTTATAGCTAG